One Gossypium raimondii isolate GPD5lz chromosome 3, ASM2569854v1, whole genome shotgun sequence genomic window carries:
- the LOC105794367 gene encoding DNA polymerase epsilon catalytic subunit A isoform X2 produces MKIQEAQDMVVLYDSLQLAHKCILNSFYGYVMRKGARWYLMEMAGVVTYTGAKIIQNARLLVEKIGKPLELDTDGIWCALLGSFPENFTFKTNDLKKKLTISYPCVMLNVDVARNNINDQYQTLVNPVNKTYTTHSECSIEFEVDGPYKAMIIPASKEEGILIKKRYVVFNDDGTLAELKGFEIKRRGELKLIKIFQAELFDKFLNGSTLEECYSAVAVVANRWLDLLDQDLFFSPPDGGLDESNISLEEKLRRERSRERGLGVTRYEWVKTISKNKTIMVPLPGGG; encoded by the exons ATGAAGATCCAAGAAGCACAA GACATGGTAGTGCTTTATGATTCCTTACAACTTGCCCATAAGTGTATTCTGAACTCATTCTATGGATATGTCATGCGCAA AGGTGCGAGGTGGTACTTAATGGAAATGGCTGGTGTAGTTACATATACTGGTGCTAAAATCATTCAGAATGCTCGCTTACTTGTTGAAAAAATTGGGAAACCACTTGAATTAGACACAGATGGTATCTGGTGTGCGCTTCTTGGGTCTTTTCcagaaaattttacttttaaaactaA TGACTTGAAGAAGAAGCTGACTATCTCTTATCCGTGTGTTATGCTTAATGTTGATGTGgcaagaaataatataaatgatcAGTACCAG ACACTTGTGAATCCTGTCAATAAAACATACACAACTCATAGTGAATGCTCAATTGAATTTGAAGTAGATGGCCCATACAAG GCAATGATTATACCTGCGTCTAAGGAAGAAGGAATATTAATCAAGAAAAgatatgttgtttttaatgatGATGGAACCCTTGCGGAACTGAAAGGTTTTGAGATAAAGCGTAGAGGTGAGCTGAAACTCATCAAAATTTTCCAG GCGGAGCTTTTTGATAAGTTCCTTAATGGATCCACCTTAGAGGAATGCTACTCAGCTGTCGCTGTTGTTGCAAACCGCTGGCTTGATCTTCTTGAT CAAGATTTATTCTTCTCTCCCCCGGATGGTGGACTTGACGAGAGTAATATATCACTAGAAGAGAAGTTGAGGAGGGAGAGGTCCAGGGAGCGTGGGCTGGGTGTTACACGTTATGAATGGGTGAAGACTATCTCAAAGAATAAAACTATTATGGTGCCTTTACCTGGCGGG
- the LOC105794367 gene encoding DNA polymerase epsilon catalytic subunit A isoform X1: protein MVFPFLLNIFQDMVVLYDSLQLAHKCILNSFYGYVMRKGARWYLMEMAGVVTYTGAKIIQNARLLVEKIGKPLELDTDGIWCALLGSFPENFTFKTNDLKKKLTISYPCVMLNVDVARNNINDQYQTLVNPVNKTYTTHSECSIEFEVDGPYKAMIIPASKEEGILIKKRYVVFNDDGTLAELKGFEIKRRGELKLIKIFQAELFDKFLNGSTLEECYSAVAVVANRWLDLLDQDLFFSPPDGGLDESNISLEEKLRRERSRERGLGVTRYEWVKTISKNKTIMVPLPGGG, encoded by the exons atggtttttccttttcttctcaaTATTTTTCAGGACATGGTAGTGCTTTATGATTCCTTACAACTTGCCCATAAGTGTATTCTGAACTCATTCTATGGATATGTCATGCGCAA AGGTGCGAGGTGGTACTTAATGGAAATGGCTGGTGTAGTTACATATACTGGTGCTAAAATCATTCAGAATGCTCGCTTACTTGTTGAAAAAATTGGGAAACCACTTGAATTAGACACAGATGGTATCTGGTGTGCGCTTCTTGGGTCTTTTCcagaaaattttacttttaaaactaA TGACTTGAAGAAGAAGCTGACTATCTCTTATCCGTGTGTTATGCTTAATGTTGATGTGgcaagaaataatataaatgatcAGTACCAG ACACTTGTGAATCCTGTCAATAAAACATACACAACTCATAGTGAATGCTCAATTGAATTTGAAGTAGATGGCCCATACAAG GCAATGATTATACCTGCGTCTAAGGAAGAAGGAATATTAATCAAGAAAAgatatgttgtttttaatgatGATGGAACCCTTGCGGAACTGAAAGGTTTTGAGATAAAGCGTAGAGGTGAGCTGAAACTCATCAAAATTTTCCAG GCGGAGCTTTTTGATAAGTTCCTTAATGGATCCACCTTAGAGGAATGCTACTCAGCTGTCGCTGTTGTTGCAAACCGCTGGCTTGATCTTCTTGAT CAAGATTTATTCTTCTCTCCCCCGGATGGTGGACTTGACGAGAGTAATATATCACTAGAAGAGAAGTTGAGGAGGGAGAGGTCCAGGGAGCGTGGGCTGGGTGTTACACGTTATGAATGGGTGAAGACTATCTCAAAGAATAAAACTATTATGGTGCCTTTACCTGGCGGG
- the LOC105794367 gene encoding DNA polymerase epsilon catalytic subunit A isoform X3 gives MVVLYDSLQLAHKCILNSFYGYVMRKGARWYLMEMAGVVTYTGAKIIQNARLLVEKIGKPLELDTDGIWCALLGSFPENFTFKTNDLKKKLTISYPCVMLNVDVARNNINDQYQTLVNPVNKTYTTHSECSIEFEVDGPYKAMIIPASKEEGILIKKRYVVFNDDGTLAELKGFEIKRRGELKLIKIFQAELFDKFLNGSTLEECYSAVAVVANRWLDLLDQDLFFSPPDGGLDESNISLEEKLRRERSRERGLGVTRYEWVKTISKNKTIMVPLPGGG, from the exons ATGGTAGTGCTTTATGATTCCTTACAACTTGCCCATAAGTGTATTCTGAACTCATTCTATGGATATGTCATGCGCAA AGGTGCGAGGTGGTACTTAATGGAAATGGCTGGTGTAGTTACATATACTGGTGCTAAAATCATTCAGAATGCTCGCTTACTTGTTGAAAAAATTGGGAAACCACTTGAATTAGACACAGATGGTATCTGGTGTGCGCTTCTTGGGTCTTTTCcagaaaattttacttttaaaactaA TGACTTGAAGAAGAAGCTGACTATCTCTTATCCGTGTGTTATGCTTAATGTTGATGTGgcaagaaataatataaatgatcAGTACCAG ACACTTGTGAATCCTGTCAATAAAACATACACAACTCATAGTGAATGCTCAATTGAATTTGAAGTAGATGGCCCATACAAG GCAATGATTATACCTGCGTCTAAGGAAGAAGGAATATTAATCAAGAAAAgatatgttgtttttaatgatGATGGAACCCTTGCGGAACTGAAAGGTTTTGAGATAAAGCGTAGAGGTGAGCTGAAACTCATCAAAATTTTCCAG GCGGAGCTTTTTGATAAGTTCCTTAATGGATCCACCTTAGAGGAATGCTACTCAGCTGTCGCTGTTGTTGCAAACCGCTGGCTTGATCTTCTTGAT CAAGATTTATTCTTCTCTCCCCCGGATGGTGGACTTGACGAGAGTAATATATCACTAGAAGAGAAGTTGAGGAGGGAGAGGTCCAGGGAGCGTGGGCTGGGTGTTACACGTTATGAATGGGTGAAGACTATCTCAAAGAATAAAACTATTATGGTGCCTTTACCTGGCGGG